The following proteins come from a genomic window of Diorhabda carinulata isolate Delta chromosome X, icDioCari1.1, whole genome shotgun sequence:
- the LOC130902164 gene encoding elongation of very long chain fatty acids protein 4-like, whose translation MALVINSTQTLVSQAYDYYAWTLSLSDTRTKGWPLVDSPVPTLLFIGLYFFIVWIGPKIMANRKPFKLSWLLVPYNFYMAALNLYIAVRLLTASFRLRYNYFCEPCRQKYSPDELQITDAVWWYYFSKLLEFCDTLFFILRKKNNQLSFLHVYHHSTMFAFWWIGIKWVPSGSTFLPAMVNSGIHVLMYSYYGLSVFGPRVHQYLWWKKYLTILQLIQFTCALILGANGIRMGCEFPLWMHYTLIGYMISFIVLFGNFYVKAYLEKGNQVFYGMDFGCGQGNSNYSQQYTIQSHNGVQNEMDKKHR comes from the exons atggCACTTGTGATAAACTCAACACAGACCCTAGTTAGCCAGGCCTACGATTATTATGCATGGACATTATCGTTGTCAG ATACACGAACAAAAGGATGGCCCTTAGTAGATTCCCCTGTTCCTACTTTGTTATTCATaggtttatattttttcattgtttggaTAGGACCTAAAATCATGGCAAACAGGAAACCGTTTAAACTATCGTGGCTACTTGTACCTTACAATTTTTATATGGCAGCATTAAATTTATACATAGCCGTTAGG ttgctGACAGCTTCATTTCGTTTAAGATATAACTACTTCTGTGAACCTTGTAGGCAAAAATACTCGCCCGACGAATTGCag atTACAGATGCTGTTTGGTGGTATTACTTTTCTAAACTTTTAGAATTCTGTGATACccttttctttatattaaggAAAAAGAATAATCAACTTTCATTCTTGCACGTTTACCATCATTCCACCATGTTTGCTTTTTGGTGGATTGGAATCAAGTGGGTGCCGAGTGGTTCTA cttttcTACCCGCTATGGTCAATTCAGGAATACATGTTTTGATGTATTCTTATTATGGACTCTCAGTATTTGGTCCAAGAGTTCATCAATACCTCTGGTGGAAGAAATACCTGACGATATTGCAACTG ATTCAATTTACCTGTGCCTTGATCTTGGGTGCAAATGGAATAAGAATGGGTTGTGAATTCCCTCTTTGGATGCATTACACTCTTATAGGTTACATGATATCATTTATAGTACTTTTTGGTAATTTCTACGTTAAAGCCTACTTGGAAaag gGCAACCAAGTATTCTACGGAATGGACTTTGGTTGCGGCCAAGGAAACAGCAATTATTCTcaacaatatacaatacaatcaCACAATGGAGTTCAAAACGAGATGGATAAAAAGCATCGTTAA